In a genomic window of Magnolia sinica isolate HGM2019 chromosome 16, MsV1, whole genome shotgun sequence:
- the LOC131229855 gene encoding uncharacterized protein LOC131229855, whose product MARVSRLRSRQKKLKAYDLSTLSEFLPSVSDASQRWPLHEKNLKLNHKSRQKLVEKESNQLRAVLNHPVFQSDPLSAIHQHLASTQPLPVSSQEKRSGKMDKKKKRKRSKVSSGGQLKET is encoded by the coding sequence ATGGCTAGGGTATCCAGACTAAGAAGCCGTCAGAAAAAATTGAAGGCTTATGATCTCTCTACTCTATCAGAGTTTCTTCCCTCGGTGTCAGATGCTTCTCAGCGATGGCCTCTGCATGAAAAAAATTTGAAACTGAACCACAAATCTAGGCAGAAGCTAGTAGAGAAGGAAAGCAACCAGTTGAGAGCAGTCCTTAACCACCCTGTTTTCCAATCCGACCCACTATCTGCCATTCATCAGCATCTTGCAAGCACACAACCTTTGCCAGTAAGCAGCCAGGAGAAACGTTCGGGCAAGATggacaaaaagaagaagagaaaacgttCCAAGGTTTCATCAGGTGGTCAATTAAAGGAAACCTAG